caggcgtgtgcaggaaatgggctacaggtgccgcattccccaggtcaagccacttttgaaccagaaacagcggcagaagcgcctgacctgggctacagagaagcagcactggactgtttctcagtggtacaaagtacttttttcggatgaaagcaaattctgcatgtcattcggaaatcaaggtgccagagtctggaggaagactggggagaaggaaatgccaaaatgccagacgtccagtgtcaagtacccacagtcagtgatggtctggggtgccgtgtcagctgctggtgttggtccactgtgttttatcaagggcagggtcaatgcagctagctatcaggagattttggagcacttcatgcttccatctgctgaaaagctttatggagatgaagatttcatttttcagcacgacctggcacctgctcacagtgccaaaaccactggtaaatggttttctgaccatggtatcactgtgctcaattggcctgccaactctcctgacctgaaccccatagagaatctgtgggatattgtgaagagaacgttgagagactcaagacccaacactctggatgagctaaaggccgctatcgaagcatcctgggcctccataagacctcagcagggccacaggctgattgcctccatgccacgccgcattgaagcagtcatttctgcaaaaggattcccgaccaagtattgagtgcataactgtacatgattatttgaaggttgacgttttttgtattaaaaacacttttcttttattggtcggatgaaatatgctaattttgtgagataggaattttgggttttcatgagctgtatgccaaaatcatctgtattaagacaataaaagacctgaaatatttcagttagtgtgcaatgaatctaaaatatatgaatgttaaattttcatcattacattatggaaaataatgaactttatcacaatatgctaattttttgagaaggacctgtatatagtaaagagaactggcccaagtactgaacactgtggtactccacaattaaccctggagtttaaagatgatttatcatttacatgaacaaactggaatctgtcagacaaataagatttaaaccagcctagcgctgttcccctgatccctacagcatattccagcctttctaagagaatattttggtcgactgtatcaaatgcagcactgagatctaacagaaccagaacagacacaagtccattatctgaggccataagaataaaattagtgactttcagcagagctgtttcagtgctatgaaactattttctcaagaattttagaaaagaatggaagattggatataggtctgtaatttttcaagtaatctcgatcaagcgaaggtttcttaagtaaaggtttaattacagctaacttaaaagcctgtggttctgatccatttactaaggatagattaatcatatctaaaatggggctggtaatcagagggaacacttccttaaataatttggttgggattgggtctaacatacaagttgaaggtttagatgaagctaatatttctgataactcaggaagcttcacaggatcaaaacagtccaaatacagatcaggttctacagttatttccaatgttgtctcacttactGAGAATGACGTAATCATGTTCAGgagtatgccaatgattttgttttcagtagaatcaattttatttaaaaagaatctcATAAAGTCATAAAGAGAGCTAAAGAAATGGATACCTCAACAGATCTGTGACTGTGAatgtttagcaactgtactaaagagaaaccaagGATAATTCTTAATCTCTTCTACGATTATGAGAAATAAGCAGTtctggcttggcaaagtgtatttttataattccagtaggctatttttccagattaagtaggaatcctctaggtgtgtagagcgccattttctctccaattttctaacattgtgtcTTAAAGTActcagctctgaattaaaccagggagccagcctcctataaaCAATTAACATCTTTTTCAAGGgagctgcattgtctaatgcaccacacaatgatgaagtaacactatgaacaagagaatcaatttgtgaagggaaagaaacaaaacaattgcCTACCACTCCTTTACACTTAACGCCATatatcagcacaaggtccagaaaatgaagacaaaagtgggtaggtttgctaatgttttgagcaaggCAGAGCTCAGCAAGTTTCAGTTCTATCACCTTTTGCACAACAAGTTTCTTTAGTTCCTTTTTAAGCAGTTGTTTTGAATACAAAATTGAAAAATGATTTGCTATTTGGGCTAAATCGTCTTTTCGGCAAAGCTACAAAAGTTCAAGATAAGGGCATTTCAAGAACTGGTCAAAGTTAAATTTGGCCATGCTTTTACTGAATATAAAGAGCTGCAGTTACACATTCAGACCTGTAAATCCCACAATCCACTAAGGGAGGTTTACATGAAAACCCAGTCTtaagaatttttttaatttctaaatttaaaaaatgtaaaatttaagattttaataaaaacttaaaatctaaaagatttcctgcaaaaaatattacattttatattctggTACTAGGAGTTATTCACCACATACCTACTAAACACTTTATGTTCACTTTCAGCTGCCACAAACAGATAGGTAGCAGGAAATCCCAGAGTGCCGGGCTGAGATAAGGCAAAGTCCCAGTCCAACTGTCCGGTTAGCTTAGCTTACTAGCCAGACAAGCCTGTAAGCGGAGCTCTGCTGCTCCGTAAATTacgaaaaacattttttaaatgtaggcTCATTCTGCATGAACTGACTACACAAATGAAGTTTTGGGGTCAACTTTCTCgcttaaaaacatattaaaactactttttgtgacaaattaatttataaaaacaataaacgtTTACACTAACATCCGCCATTACTGTAGCTTGTGGTGCAATGCCTCACTACACAAAGCACCACCCTTTAACAAATATCTTGGAAATCTGAAAAGCTCTACCTTAGACCACGTCCTATTACCCGTGAAAGTAAAACCCCAGGAAAGTGAAATTACTCGGGTAAATCTGTATCGAAACAAGCCCTGGGCTTTCGAGAGCCTTGGGCTTTCTACAAGcaatgaaaaaaggtttaatgtgTCTGAAAAGATTCAAATCTAGCTTTGATCAGTTTGTTTAACATGATTTTGGGAAGGTTTCTCTCTAAAACAGGGAAAATTTTAAGTATAACAATAAAATTGTTAAAGTCAACCAAACAGCCATTCATGTAGAGACTTAACTGTATCTGCTCAAacttaaatctttaaaaaatcctACAAAATTAGCATACCTTTATCTATGGGTACACCAAATGCGTTCATAGAAATTCCCAGTGAAGCTGCCATAGGAGATTCTGTCATGTTTGAGggaagaaatatttgttttccacaagaaaaaaaaggttcaaaCTGCTCAAAACTACACACACTGAGAGCCAGTGATCATTTAAAGCATGTCGTTGAATATGATAAAactagtcccatttccaacaggCCTGGATTGGTTTGTACTTCGACGTGGTCAGCTGGAAGTGGATGTTGGCAGATAAAGATTTTTACCAAAATGATAATCCGAACTTTTCGAACTGGATGTCTGGAGAGCCAAACACCCTGTGGTACACACCAGGTTGTGGACTGATGTACAGTACTGGACAATGGGTTGATGTCTACTGTGATGGACTCTATAAACCAGTCTGCTCCAATGTGACAGGTAagattttggtttaattttgtATTTCTGCTTCTTATTTAGAGAAGTAgaagtatttttttctattttgtcccattaaatgttcaacagtgCTTTGCTAGGACAGTAGTTCAATCATTCTGTAAAATAAGAGCCAGGCATCCAGTTTTATAAAGGTTGGTAAATTTTAACCAATAAATCACAGGTATCATGATTTGGgtattttgaaatgattttaaaCCAGACGAAACCAGTGAACTTCAGCAAATCTGGCAAAAGTCTAACAAAgacataattttgaaaataatgacttTATGGGCTCAATAGGCAACTATcagcaaatacaaaaaatgatATAATCTCTGCACAGGGCATAAATACTGTCTTCAAAGGTAAGTCCAGTctatcttttattgttttcaggACAGAACGTTGCATTTGTCTTCATCAACACTCCAATGAGCTGGACGGATTCTCAGAGGTACTGCAGAGAACACCTTACAGACCTGGCCATTCCCAGAAACCTGTCAGAGAATGAGAAGATAAGAGCAGTAATACCTGGAGGTGTGTACAGCTGGATCGGCCTTTACAGAGACACCTGGAAGTGGTCGGATGGATCTATGTATGTTTTTAATCGCTGGATATCAGGCCAACCTGATGCCGGGGAAGAAAAATGCACAGGTGCAATGTTTGGTTACTCTGGTTACTGGGGGGCCTGGCCATGTTATACAAGGCAACCATTCATCTGCCATTATGGTGAGTTATTATTTTGTCTGATTTCGATGCatatttaaagatttgtttatttGCAGACAAATGTTAAatcacaacaaacaaaaaacaactaaaactatCCTAGACCATAAAAAATCAGTCAGAATGTGGAAGGTCTCTGCAGAGTCTTGGATAGGTGGTCTTCCTAGTCATTGTGGGCTCACCATTACGTGATACAGCGTGTGAGGTCTCCTACTGGTTTGATTGTGCATAAAACGTCCCTATTGAGGTTGGTGTGGTTCATTTTGGTGGTGGTGGCATATGGAGGTGCTGGAAGGGCCATGGAGGATCATGATGGCGTCCTACAATATTCAGCAATAATAACTTAGttaaatgttttcctgattTTGTCCAGGCATGGTCAGAAGGTTAAGTTCCAGGAGGTGACACTGACATCCATACGGGAATCTGGTAGCTAATAAAATGTtatgaatgtttgttttaaagactCTGTGCCTTTCACAAAGCAAGTGGTGAAAGTGAAGTTAGTGGGAAACTCTGCTCTGGATCTGAATGACCCTG
This DNA window, taken from Girardinichthys multiradiatus isolate DD_20200921_A chromosome 1, DD_fGirMul_XY1, whole genome shotgun sequence, encodes the following:
- the LOC124869608 gene encoding putative C-type lectin domain family 20 member A; the encoded protein is MSIPAALCAVSSLTVRQYHFIYDPKNWTEAQSYCRDHYTDLVTVNNTDVMTTLNKMVDLKKTTNAWIGLYFDVVSWKWMLADKDFYQNDNPNFSNWMSGEPNTLWYTPGCGLMYSTGQWVDVYCDGLYKPVCSNVTGQNVAFVFINTPMSWTDSQRYCREHLTDLAIPRNLSENEKIRAVIPGGVYSWIGLYRDTWKWSDGSMYVFNRWISGQPDAGEEKCTGAMFGYSGYWGAWPCYTRQPFICHYDSVPFTKQVVKVKLVGNSALDLNDPAVLGNLQAELKEKVKEQGVAAEIKLSWKKQLDGKIFYKEKKDQK